In Strigops habroptila isolate Jane chromosome 6, bStrHab1.2.pri, whole genome shotgun sequence, a single genomic region encodes these proteins:
- the MALL gene encoding MAL-like protein isoform X2 codes for MLPQSASSGCWGWHRREASRDSGRRRGLPHPVLIGGACACPWQFCGTWVWILVAATSVSFPLLQGWVMYVSLTSSLISLVLLLSYLFGLHRNSENWRVLDSLYHGATAILYMSAAVLQANATVRSESGPNLPLYYHLNSAASLFAFITTFLYILHAFSIYYQ; via the exons ATGCTGCCTCAAAGTGCTTCCAGcggctgctggggctggcacaggAGGGAGGCGAGCAGGGACTCAGGCAGGAGAAGGGGCCTTCCCCATCCTGTGCTCATCGGAGGTGCCTGTGCTTGTCCCTGGCAGTTCTGTGGGACCTGGGTGTGGATCCTCGTCGCTGCGACCTCCGTCTCCTTCCcgctgctgcagggatgggtgATGTACGTGTCCCTCACCTCCTCCCTCATCTCCCTGGTGCTGCTCTTGAGCTACCTCTTTGGCTTACACAGAAACAGCGAGAACTGGAGAGTGCTG GACAGCCTGTACCACGGTGCCACAGCCATTCTGTACATGAGTGCTGCTGTCCTGCAAGCCAACGCGACCGTCCGCTCTGAGTCTGGCCCCAACTTGCCCCTTTACTACCATCTCAACAGTGCTGCATCG TTATTCGCCTTCATCACGACCTTCCTGTACATCCTCCACGCCTTCAGCATCTACTACCAGTGA
- the MALL gene encoding MAL-like protein isoform X4 produces MASASPPAATTPPALPSGPAVLKTIPYAFILPEIFCGTWVWILVAATSVSFPLLQGWVMYVSLTSSLISLVLLLSYLFGLHRNSENWRVLDSLYHGATAILYMSAAVLQANATVRSESGPNLPLYYHLNSAASLFAFITTFLYILHAFSIYYQ; encoded by the exons ATGGCCTCGGCCTCTCCCCCTGCAGCCACCACACCGCCGGCCCTGCCCTCCGGCCCCGCTGTCCTCAAAACCATCCCCTACGCGTTCATCCTGCCCGAGATC TTCTGTGGGACCTGGGTGTGGATCCTCGTCGCTGCGACCTCCGTCTCCTTCCcgctgctgcagggatgggtgATGTACGTGTCCCTCACCTCCTCCCTCATCTCCCTGGTGCTGCTCTTGAGCTACCTCTTTGGCTTACACAGAAACAGCGAGAACTGGAGAGTGCTG GACAGCCTGTACCACGGTGCCACAGCCATTCTGTACATGAGTGCTGCTGTCCTGCAAGCCAACGCGACCGTCCGCTCTGAGTCTGGCCCCAACTTGCCCCTTTACTACCATCTCAACAGTGCTGCATCG TTATTCGCCTTCATCACGACCTTCCTGTACATCCTCCACGCCTTCAGCATCTACTACCAGTGA
- the MALL gene encoding MAL-like protein isoform X1 — protein sequence MLPQSASSGCWGWHRREASRDSGRRRGLPHPVLIGGACACPWQFCGTWVWILVAATSVSFPLLQGWVMYVSLTSSLISLVLLLSYLFGLHRNSENWRVLDSLYHGATAILYMSAAVLQANATVRSESGPNLPLYYHLNSAASVSEAEHPLGQAGHLWGRCKSRY from the exons ATGCTGCCTCAAAGTGCTTCCAGcggctgctggggctggcacaggAGGGAGGCGAGCAGGGACTCAGGCAGGAGAAGGGGCCTTCCCCATCCTGTGCTCATCGGAGGTGCCTGTGCTTGTCCCTGGCAGTTCTGTGGGACCTGGGTGTGGATCCTCGTCGCTGCGACCTCCGTCTCCTTCCcgctgctgcagggatgggtgATGTACGTGTCCCTCACCTCCTCCCTCATCTCCCTGGTGCTGCTCTTGAGCTACCTCTTTGGCTTACACAGAAACAGCGAGAACTGGAGAGTGCTG GACAGCCTGTACCACGGTGCCACAGCCATTCTGTACATGAGTGCTGCTGTCCTGCAAGCCAACGCGACCGTCCGCTCTGAGTCTGGCCCCAACTTGCCCCTTTACTACCATCTCAACAGTGCTGCATCGGTGAGTGAGGCAGAGCACCCCTTGGGGCAGGCGGGACACCTCTGGGGCAGATGCAAGAGCAGGTACTGA
- the MALL gene encoding MAL-like protein isoform X3 encodes MASASPPAATTPPALPSGPAVLKTIPYAFILPEIFCGTWVWILVAATSVSFPLLQGWVMYVSLTSSLISLVLLLSYLFGLHRNSENWRVLDSLYHGATAILYMSAAVLQANATVRSESGPNLPLYYHLNSAASVSEAEHPLGQAGHLWGRCKSRY; translated from the exons ATGGCCTCGGCCTCTCCCCCTGCAGCCACCACACCGCCGGCCCTGCCCTCCGGCCCCGCTGTCCTCAAAACCATCCCCTACGCGTTCATCCTGCCCGAGATC TTCTGTGGGACCTGGGTGTGGATCCTCGTCGCTGCGACCTCCGTCTCCTTCCcgctgctgcagggatgggtgATGTACGTGTCCCTCACCTCCTCCCTCATCTCCCTGGTGCTGCTCTTGAGCTACCTCTTTGGCTTACACAGAAACAGCGAGAACTGGAGAGTGCTG GACAGCCTGTACCACGGTGCCACAGCCATTCTGTACATGAGTGCTGCTGTCCTGCAAGCCAACGCGACCGTCCGCTCTGAGTCTGGCCCCAACTTGCCCCTTTACTACCATCTCAACAGTGCTGCATCGGTGAGTGAGGCAGAGCACCCCTTGGGGCAGGCGGGACACCTCTGGGGCAGATGCAAGAGCAGGTACTGA